The Paenibacillus sp. 481 DNA window ACTGAAAGTAAACTGTTCTAAGTTAACAGGTGGATGAATGACGCTGGAATCACGACCATAGTATTTTTTGATTCTTTTCGAGACGTTATAAGAGTTAGCAATAAAATGATCTACGCGATTAGCAGAAGCATAATCCCATAGCCTTATCTTGTGTAATACTCGAGGTAACATCCATTTGAACAATGGGTTTTTAAGTTCCTCCATGTATTGATGGTACAAATCCCAAACATATCGCATAGGCGTATGGCAGTAGCAAATATGAACCTGATTCGGATTCGTAATTACTCCTTTTGCAAATGCGCTTGATGTTGACAGGACGACGTCATATTGCCGCAAATCGAATTGCTCCACGGCTAATGGAAATAAAGAAAGCATTTTTTTATAATGCTTCTTTGAAAAAGGTATGTTTTGTATAAAGGAGTTGTGAATTTGCGCCTGCTGAAACACGGCGGGCATCTTCTTCATATCGGAAATAAGCGTGTAAACAGGTGCATCAGGATACAGTTCCATAAATGCTTCTAGTACTCTTTCCGCTCCGCCATGTTGATTAATATAATCATGTACGATCGCTATCTTCATTATTAATCTCCTTAATCTTTATTAAAGAAGACTTTGATAAACCTCAATAGTCTTGTCGGCTGTGCTCTTCCAGCTAAATTGTCGTGATTGTGCAATGGAATAGCGGCACCACTTTTCTCGTAGCGCACGGTCGTTAATAACAGCGTACATTTTATCTGCCCAATCTTCTGGTTCACTAGGATCGCATAGCAATCCGTCAGGACCAATAACTTCAGGTATAGATGAAGTATTTGAACCTATAACCGGAACCCCACATTTCATGGCTTCGACTAAGGGTAAGCCAAAACCTTCGTACCAAGAAGGCATTGCAAATAGGGTTGCGCCGTTATAGATAAAAGGCAAGTCTTCGTCAGAGACATAGCCTGTAAAGACCACCTTATCTTCTAAACGGTGCGTTTCAATGTATTGATAGAGCGATGACGTTTTCCACCCTTTTGCGCCTACAATAACTAATTTTATATCGCTCTGATGATTACTAACTAGGCTATGGTAAGCCTGAAGTAACGTGGTAAGGTTTTTCCGAGCTTCGATCGTGCCTACAAACAAAATGTAATTGTCGGGTAAATGATACTTTTTCAAAACATCCACATAATCATTACGAGCAATAGGTTGAAACTCGTCTGTTGCAGCGAGCGGTGTCACTGTAACTTTTTCAGGTGCAACTGACAATAACTCGACGATGTCTCTCTTTGTTGCTTCTGAAATGGTAATAATATGGTCGGCGTTATTTGCGCAATAGGGTACCCAGCTCATATGGTGCTTGTATATCTTATCACTTGTTGTTTCGGGATATTTCATAAAAGCTAAATCATGAATGGATACAATTTTTCGACCTTTATTTATTGGAACATACGTAAAGTTAGTACCATGATAAATATCGAATTTTTTCTTAAGGGACCAGTCACAAGGTAGATTGTAGCTGAAATTCGGTTTCATTAATCTTCGAATGACTTTATAAGGATAACGAAAAGTAAATAAGTGTTGTTGGCTAGCCTGAACGGGTAACTTTTCACTGTTTAAATTTGTAAATAATTGATTGAACCCTAGTGTTACATCGACATCAGATAAATGTTGAAGCTGCTCATATAAACAGGCCGTATAGCGGCCAATACCCGACAGATTGCCGAGTAATGGCTGGCCGTCAAGGCATACTTTCATTAGTAAGCTCCTTCACCTTTAAGCACAACAGGAATTGTTTTTAATAATATTTTGAAATCGAGACCAATACTCCAGTTCTCAATGTAGTATATATCCAAATTAATCCATTGCTGAAAAGATAAATCACTGCGACCACTAACTTGCCAAAGCCCCGTTATACCTGGTAATACTTCAAGTCTGCGCCACTCCCAGTCACCATATTGCTGTACTTCAATTTCAAGAGGGGGACGAGGGCCTATTAGGCTCATGTTTCCTCTTAGTACGTTAAATAACTGAGGCAGTTCATCGATCGAATATTTTCTGATAAAACGCCCAACCTTAGTAATACGCGGATCATTTTTCATTTTGAACGCAATACCTTCAACTTCATTTTGCTGTGCTAAAGTTGTAAGTAAATCGTCCGCGTTCTGAACCATGGAGCGGAATTTGTACATATTAAATGGTTTTCCATTTTTCCCGATTCGTTTTTGCTTGTAAAGGATAGGTCCTCTTGATTCCAATTTAATGCATACTGCAGTGAAAAGCAAAACGGGAAGCACGAGTACTAATCCTATTGTAGATAATAACAAATCATTCGTCCTTTTAAGGATGTAACCTGCCCCTTTCATAGGTGTTCGCACTAATGAAACGGTAGGTAAAGAATTTATATTACCGACTTGTACAGAGCTGAATACGAGATTAAACATATCCGGTATAATTTTAATTTCAATTGGTGATTTTCTAAAATCACTAATAATGGCATGTACTAACTCACGTTCTGATGGGATAGAAATGATGATTTCATCGATAAGGATCTCATTTTCAATCAATTTTCTTAAATCTGTTATCTTTCCAAGGCATGAAATCCCTTCAATATTTATGTTTATCTCATCATCTATATAACCTACGACTCGATAGCCTAGCCATTTATATTGTTGAAACTCTTTTATTAGGGCCTGACCTATTTTCCCGGCACCAACAATAATGACTGATTTAGCTAATAGCTGCTGGGAAGCAAGTTTTAAATACAGCTTACGTTTGATGAACCGCACAATCGATGTCGTTACGATCGTCACTAGCCAAAAACTTGTAATTACAATGCGTGATAAATCCGTGATTTTGAACAAAAAGCTCAAGCCAACAGCCAAAATGATTGCAAACGAGAGTGCCCTAGATGTCTTTATGATCTCGTCAACTAATCCAGATGATGCGATGAATGAGTGAACGCGAAATTTGAGTATAAAGAAACCGTATATGATTAGGAAAATAAAATAGAAATAAAGGTAACTTATAAATCTTGGATTAGCGAGTTCGAATAATTCAAAAGGGATATTGAATTCAATATGAATACGCCACGAATATAATAGGAAATAGATCAAAGTTATTAATGAAATTTCACTAGCTGTGAATAAGAAAGAGAACACTTTCAGGATCGACTTTTTACTTTGTATCCGTTGATTAAGTTCAAAGGAGGGTAGAAACGGATTTTCTTTTGCCTCTTTTGTCTTATACCTGTATTCCAAACGAATGCTCCTCCAAATCAATTGAATAAAATATTCTAGCAATTATTTGATGTTTGTAGAAAAATGTATAATTTATTGTTACGATATAAGATATGTAAAGATTCAACACAATTATACCGCTTTTTGACGAAATAAGGTATGTGATGACGATTCGTTAATTGAATTATTTTTTCCAGCTAGAGTATAATATTATTTTAGATTCAATTGGAGGTACAACCATGGATGTAACGGCAGTCATTATGGCAGGAGGAAAAGGTGAGCGTTTTTGGCCTAAAAGTCGGACTAATCTGCCTAAGCAGTTTTTAAATATATCTGGAAGCAAGTCAATGATTCAGCAATGTGTAAGTAGACTGCAAAAATACATAGATATTGAGAAAATTTTTGTTGTAACGAATAAACTGTATGCCGAATTAATTAAGGCTCAAATACCTGCTTTGCCTTCTGATAATATTATTATTGAACCGATTGGGCGTAATACGGCACCTTGTGTAGGGCTTGCGTCTATTATTATTGAAGAGAAATTTCCGAATAGTACGATGGTAGTCTTGCCGTCAGATCATATTATTAAAGATGAAGATGAATTTTTGAACATCTTAAAAACAGCAGTAGAGGTTAGTCAGGATGGACAAAGTCTTGTTACGTTAGGTATTCAGCCAACATACCCTGAAACAGGATATGGTTATATTGAAAGCTCGGATGACATCGTTGCCGTAAACGGACTTAACGTGCATAAGGTTGAGCAATTTGTCGAGAAGCCTGATCTGGAAAAAGCAACTGCGTATATAGAAGCTGGGAACTACTACTGGAACAGTGGGATATTTGTTTGGAGAACAGACGTTATTCGGGGCTATATTAAGGAACATATGCCGCAGGTTCATGATATATTAGAAACGATGAAAGCATCATTTAAGAACAATGACCGTAACGTGGTCGTTAGTACGGAATTTCCAAAAATGCCGGATCAATCTGTGGATTATGGTATTATGGAAAAAGTGAAACATATTTATGTGATTCCGTGCGTATTTGGCTGGGATGATGTAGGCAGTTGGACAGCGCTTGAGCGAATTAATGAATCAGATGAAAACGGAAACGTTGTTCGTGGGAATTCATTAAACATAGATACGAAAAGATGTATCATAGAGAGCAATGGGAAATTGATTGCTACATTAGGCGTTGAAGATTTAATTATTGTTGAGACAGATGATGTCACGCTTATATGTAATAAAGATAAAGCACAAGAAATTAAATCTCTGATCAAAGAAATTCGAGTTCAAAAGATGGAGCATTACCTCTAAATCGATCATAAAGGAAGTTGATTTTGATGGAAAAACGCGCGTTAGTTACAGGAATTACAGGACAAGATGGTTCTTACTTAGCAGAGTTGTTGTTGGAGAAGGGTTATAAAGTGTTTGGCTTGAGAAGAAGAACAAGTGTCCCAATTATGGAGAACATTGAGCATATTAAGAACGATATTGAGTTTATCGACGGGGATCTTCTGGATCTTAGCTCGCTTATGCAGGCTGTTAAAATTGCTAATCCTGATGAAGTGTATAACTTGGCTGCGCAGTCTTTTGTCGGCACATCATGGACACAACCTGGATTAACTGCTCAAGTGACAGCACTTGGAGTTACAAATATGTTGGAAGCTGTTCGTCTTGTTAAGCCGGAAGCGCGTTTCTATCAAGCTTCCAGCAGTGAGATGTTTGGTAAAGTAATGGAGACGCCACAAAAAGAGACAACTCCATTCTATCCACGCAGCCCTTATGGTGTGGCTAAGGTTTACGGACATTGGATTACTATTAACTATCGCGAAAGCTTTGATATGTTTGCTTGCTCTGGTATTTTGTTTAACCATGAATCTCCACGTCGTGGCGTTGAGTTTGTTACACGCAAAGTAACAGATGCTGTGGCTCGAATTA harbors:
- a CDS encoding mannose-1-phosphate guanylyltransferase, which translates into the protein MDVTAVIMAGGKGERFWPKSRTNLPKQFLNISGSKSMIQQCVSRLQKYIDIEKIFVVTNKLYAELIKAQIPALPSDNIIIEPIGRNTAPCVGLASIIIEEKFPNSTMVVLPSDHIIKDEDEFLNILKTAVEVSQDGQSLVTLGIQPTYPETGYGYIESSDDIVAVNGLNVHKVEQFVEKPDLEKATAYIEAGNYYWNSGIFVWRTDVIRGYIKEHMPQVHDILETMKASFKNNDRNVVVSTEFPKMPDQSVDYGIMEKVKHIYVIPCVFGWDDVGSWTALERINESDENGNVVRGNSLNIDTKRCIIESNGKLIATLGVEDLIIVETDDVTLICNKDKAQEIKSLIKEIRVQKMEHYL
- a CDS encoding glycosyltransferase, whose protein sequence is MKIAIVHDYINQHGGAERVLEAFMELYPDAPVYTLISDMKKMPAVFQQAQIHNSFIQNIPFSKKHYKKMLSLFPLAVEQFDLRQYDVVLSTSSAFAKGVITNPNQVHICYCHTPMRYVWDLYHQYMEELKNPLFKWMLPRVLHKIRLWDYASANRVDHFIANSYNVSKRIKKYYGRDSSVIHPPVNLEQFTFSDESEDYHLIVSRLIPYKRIDLIIEAFNQLKWPLVIIGDGYDRKRLEQMAHSNIKFLGYQPDHVIAEHYSKCRAFILGGEEDFGITPLEAQASGRPVLAYGKGGALETVIEGQTGLFFYEPNVTEIIDKLKQINNIDFDSNFIRAHAETFSKERFKQSIQQFITSKIT
- a CDS encoding sugar transferase, with the protein product MFSFLFTASEISLITLIYFLLYSWRIHIEFNIPFELFELANPRFISYLYFYFIFLIIYGFFILKFRVHSFIASSGLVDEIIKTSRALSFAIILAVGLSFLFKITDLSRIVITSFWLVTIVTTSIVRFIKRKLYLKLASQQLLAKSVIIVGAGKIGQALIKEFQQYKWLGYRVVGYIDDEININIEGISCLGKITDLRKLIENEILIDEIIISIPSERELVHAIISDFRKSPIEIKIIPDMFNLVFSSVQVGNINSLPTVSLVRTPMKGAGYILKRTNDLLLSTIGLVLVLPVLLFTAVCIKLESRGPILYKQKRIGKNGKPFNMYKFRSMVQNADDLLTTLAQQNEVEGIAFKMKNDPRITKVGRFIRKYSIDELPQLFNVLRGNMSLIGPRPPLEIEVQQYGDWEWRRLEVLPGITGLWQVSGRSDLSFQQWINLDIYYIENWSIGLDFKILLKTIPVVLKGEGAY
- a CDS encoding glycosyltransferase family 4 protein is translated as MKVCLDGQPLLGNLSGIGRYTACLYEQLQHLSDVDVTLGFNQLFTNLNSEKLPVQASQQHLFTFRYPYKVIRRLMKPNFSYNLPCDWSLKKKFDIYHGTNFTYVPINKGRKIVSIHDLAFMKYPETTSDKIYKHHMSWVPYCANNADHIITISEATKRDIVELLSVAPEKVTVTPLAATDEFQPIARNDYVDVLKKYHLPDNYILFVGTIEARKNLTTLLQAYHSLVSNHQSDIKLVIVGAKGWKTSSLYQYIETHRLEDKVVFTGYVSDEDLPFIYNGATLFAMPSWYEGFGLPLVEAMKCGVPVIGSNTSSIPEVIGPDGLLCDPSEPEDWADKMYAVINDRALREKWCRYSIAQSRQFSWKSTADKTIEVYQSLL
- the gmd gene encoding GDP-mannose 4,6-dehydratase yields the protein MEKRALVTGITGQDGSYLAELLLEKGYKVFGLRRRTSVPIMENIEHIKNDIEFIDGDLLDLSSLMQAVKIANPDEVYNLAAQSFVGTSWTQPGLTAQVTALGVTNMLEAVRLVKPEARFYQASSSEMFGKVMETPQKETTPFYPRSPYGVAKVYGHWITINYRESFDMFACSGILFNHESPRRGVEFVTRKVTDAVARIKLGLQSELRMGNLDAKRDWGFAGDYVKAMWLMLQQDTPDDYVISTGEMHTVQELVEIAFGHVGLNWQDYVVIDPKFVRPAEVDLLLGDCTKAKQQLGWDLEVGFEQLIKMMVDSDLEKYKG